A single window of Malus sylvestris chromosome 5, drMalSylv7.2, whole genome shotgun sequence DNA harbors:
- the LOC126620903 gene encoding homeobox-leucine zipper protein MERISTEM L1-like, protein MFQPSMFDSHHILDHMTTSSTHKTSDSTGRLLEDDFETKSGTETTMDIPSGDEQDPNTTGPRPKRKRYHRHTQLQIQEMEAFFKECPHPDDKQRKELSRELGLEPLQVKFWFQNKRTQMKAQHERHENSILKSENDKLRAENNRYKEALGNATCPNCGGPASIGEMSFDEQHLRIENARLREEIDRISSIAAKYVGKPLTSSFSSHVPSRSLDLGVGNFGTQPGFVGEMYGSSSDFLRTVSVPTEADKPMIVELAVAAMEELIRMAQDGDPLWVPGDHNSIQKEILNEDEYLRTFPRGIGPKILGLKSEASRESELVIMNHVNLVEILMDVNQWSTIFCGVVSRAMTLDILSTGVAGNYNGALQVMTAEFQVPSPLVPTRENYFVRYCKQQVDGTWAVVDVSLDNLRPSPISRSRRRPSGCLIQELPNGYSKVTWVEHVEVDDRAVHNIYRPLVNSGLAFGAKRWVATLDRQCERLASSMASNIPAGDLCVITSTEGRKSMLKLAQRMVMSFCTGVGASTAHAWTTLSATGSDDVRVMTRKSMDDPGRPPGIVLSAATSFWIPVPPKRVFDFLRDENSRSEWDILSNGGLVQEMAHIANGRDPGNCVSLLRVNSANSSQSNMLILQESCTDSTGSYVIYAPVDIVAMNVVLSGGDPDYVALLPSGFAILPDGAAGSAGGGILDVGSGGSLLTVAFQILVDSVPTAKLSLGSVATVNNLIKCTVERIRAAVTCDQNP, encoded by the exons TGACGAGCAAGATCCCAACACCACCGGCCCGCGCCCCAAAAGAAAACGTTACCATCGCCACACCCAGCTCCAAATCCAGGAGATGGAAGC ATTCTTCAAGGAGTGTCCTCACCCAGATGACAAGCAAAGGAAGGAGCTGAGTCGTGAACTAGGGTTAGAGCCTTTGCAAGTCAAATTCTGGTTCCAAAACAAGCGCACCCAAATGAAG GCACAACATGAACGCCATGAGAATTCAATTTTGAAATCTGAGAACGACAAGCTTCGTGCTGAGAACAATAGGTACAAGGAAGCCCTTGGCAATGCCACATGCCCCAACTGTGGAGGACCAGCTTCAATTGGTGAGATGTCATTTGATGAGCAACATTTGAGGATTGAAAATGCTCGTTTACGTGAAGAG ATTGATAGGATATCTTCGATTGCTGCTAAATATGTTGGGAAACCCTTGACAAGCTCATTTTCCTCTCACGTGCCTTCGCGCTCCCTTGATCTTGGGGTTGGGAATTTTGGTACTCAGCCAGGCTTCGTAGGAGAAATGTATGGATCATCTAGTGATTTTCTCAGGACAGTTTCAGTGCCCACTGAGGCAGATAAGCCGATGATCGTTGAGCTTGCTGTTGCAGCCATGGAAGAACTAATTAGAATGGCTCAGGATGGAGACCCCTTATGGGTTCCTGGTGACCACAACTCAATTcaaaaagaaattttaaatGAAGACGAGTACTTGAGGACATTTCCGAGGGGGATTGGCCCTAAAATATTGGGCTTAAAGTCTGAGGCTTCAAGAGAATCGGAATTGGTCATCATGAATCATGTTAACCTTGTTGAGATTCTCATGGATGTG AATCAATGGTCTACCATCTTTTGTGGTGTTGTCTCAAGAGCAATGACCCTTGATATCCTATCAACTGGAGTAGCTGGAAACTACAATGGAGCCTTGCAAGTG ATGACTGCTGAGTTTCAAGTACCCTCACCACTCGTTCCAACCCGTGAGAATTACTTTGTAAGGTACTGTAAGCAGCAAGTTGATGGAACTTGGGCAGTGGTTGATGTTTCCTTGGACAACCTACGCCCAAGTCCAATTTCAAGAAGTCGAAGAAGGCCATCCGGTTGCTTAATCCAAGAATTGCCAAATGGCTACTCTAAG GTTACATGGGTGGAACATGTTGAAGTGGATGATAGAGCTGTTCACAACATATACAGACCCCTAGTCAATTCTGGTCTTGCTTTTGGAGCTAAGCGTTGGGTGGCTACACTTGATAGACAGTGCGAACGTCTTGCGAGTTCCATGGCCAGTAACATCCCTGCTGGAGATCTTTGTG TGATAACTAGTACTGAAGGGAGGAAAAGTATGTTGAAGCTGGCACAAAGAATGGTGATGAGCTTCTGTACCGGTGTTGGTGCTTCTACTGCACATGCATGGACTACATTATCAGCAACGGGTTCAGATGATGTGAGGGTCATGACCCGAAAAAGTATGGACGATCCTGGCAGGCCTCCTGGGATAGTTTTAAGTGCTGCAACTTCCTTCTGGATTCCTGTCCCTCCCAAGAGAGTTTTTGATTTCCTGCGTGATGAAAACTCTCGTAGTGAG TGGGATATACTTTCAAATGGTGGGCTAGTTCAAGAGATGGCGCACATAGCTAATGGTCGCGATCCAGGCAACTGTGTCTCCCTACTTCGCGTAAAT AGTGCAAACTCAAGCCAAAGCAATATGCTGATACTTCAGGAGAGCTGCACTGATTCAACCGGGTCATACGTGATTTATGCACCAGTTGATATCGTAGCCATGAATGTTGTGTTAAGTGGTGGAGACCCAGATTATGTTGCACTTCTGCCCTCAGGTTTTGCCATCCTTCCAGATGGAGCTGCTGGGTCCGCAGGAGGAGGAATTCTTGATGTTGGCTCTGGTGGGTCTCTACTCACCGTAGCATTTCAGATCTTGGTTGATTCAGTTCCTACTGCTAAACTCTCTCTGGGATCTGTGGCCACTGTTAACAATCTAATTAAGTGCACGGTTGAGCGTATTAGAGCCGCAGTTACATGTGACCAAAATCCATGA